One segment of Triticum aestivum cultivar Chinese Spring chromosome 2A, IWGSC CS RefSeq v2.1, whole genome shotgun sequence DNA contains the following:
- the LOC123188966 gene encoding 7-deoxyloganetin glucosyltransferase has protein sequence MGSLPPGERPHAVMIPYPAQGHITPMLKLAKLLHTRGFHVTFVNNEFNHRRLLRSQGADALHGLPAFRFVAIADGLPPSDREGTQDVPALCYSTMTTCLPRFKELVAKLNEEAETSGGALPPVTCVVADSTMTFALRAARELGLGCATLWTASACGFMGYYHFKDLVHRGLFPLKEEAQLSDGSLDTTIDWIPAAPKDLRLRDLPSFFRTTDPDDIMFNFFIHETAGMSQASGVVINTFDELDAPLLDAMSKLLPSVYTVGPLHLTVRNNVPEKSPVAGIGSNLWKEEDAPLRWLDDRPPRSVVYVNFGSITVMSNEHMLEFAWGLANTGYAFLWNVRPDLVKGDGAALPPEFSAETEGRSMLSTWCPQEKVLEHEAVGVFLTHSGWNSTLESICGGVPMVCWPFFAEQQTNCRYKCTEWGIGMEIGDDVRRAEVEAMIRETMEGEKGREMRRRVLELRGSAVASARRGGRSMRNVDRLIDEVLLA, from the exons ATGGGGTCCTTGCCGCCGGGAGAGAGGCCGCACGCCGTGATGATCCCCTACCCGGCGCAGGGTCACATCACGCCGATGCTGAAGCTGGCCAAGCTGCTCCACACCAGGGGCTTCCACGTCACCTTCGTCAACAACGAGTTCAACCACCGCCGCCTGCTGCGCTCGCAGGGCGCGGACGCCCTGCATGGCCTGCCCGCGTTCCGGTTCGTTGCCATCGCCGACGGCCTCCCGCCGTCCGACCGCGAGGGCACGCAGGACGTCCCTGCGCTGTGCTACTCCACCATGACCACCTGCCTCCCCAGGTTCAAGGAGCTCGTCGCCAAGCTCAACGAGGAGGCCGAGACCTCCGGTGGCGCGCTGCCGCCGGTCACCTGCGTGGTGGCCGATAGCACCATGACCTTCGCCCTCCGCGCCGCGCGGGAGCTCGGCCTCGGCTGCGCCACGCTCTGGACCGCCAGCGCCTGTGGTTTCATGGGCTACTACCACTTCAAGGATCTAGTCCACCGCGGGCTCTTCCCTCTCAAAG AAGAGGCTCAGTTGAGCGATGGATCCTTGGACACGACCATCGACTGGATACCGGCGGCGCCCAAGGACCTGCGGCTGCGTGACCTCCCGAGCTTCTTCCGCACCACCGACCCCGATGACATCATGTTCAACTTCTTCATCCACGAGACGGCCGGCATGTCGCAGGCGTCGGGGGTGGTCATCAACACCTTCGACGAGCTGGACGCGCCACTGCTCGATGCCATGTCCAAGCTCCTGCCGTCCGTCTACACAGTGGGGCCGCTCCATCTCACGGTTCGCAACAATGTCCCGGAGAAAAGCCCCGTCGCCGGCATCGGGTCCAACCtgtggaaggaggaggacgcgCCCCTTCGGTGGCTCGACGACCGGCCGCCGCGCTCCGTGGTGTACGTCAACTTCGGGAGCATCACGGTGATGTCGAACGAGCATATGCTGGAATTCGCGTGGGGGCTGGCCAACACTGGCTACGCCTTCCTGTGGAACGTGCGGCCTGACCTCGTCAAGGGCGACGGGGCCGCACTTCCGCCGGAGTTCTCCGCGGAGACGGAGGGGCGGAGCATGCTGTCGACATGGTGCCCACAGGAGAAGGTGCTGGAGCACGAGGCCGTTGGGGTGTTCCTGACGCACTCCGGGTGGAACTCGACGTTGGAGAGCATCTGCGGCGGCGTGCCGATGGTGTGCTGGCCGTTCTTCGCCGAGCAGCAGACCAACTGCCGGTACAAGTGCACGGAGTGGGGCATCGGGATGGAGATTGGGGACGACGTGAGGAGGGCCGAGGTGGAGGCCATGATACGGGAGACCATGGAGGGGGAAAAAGGCCGAGAGATGCGGCGGCGCGTGCTGGAGCTTCGCGGGAGCGCGGTGGCCTCCGCACGGCGTGGCGGAAGGTCCATGCGCAACGTTGATAGGCTCATCGACGAGGTGCTGCTGGCTTGA